Proteins from one Thermococcus bergensis genomic window:
- a CDS encoding phosphoribosylaminoimidazolesuccinocarboxamide synthase, which yields MKLIYRGKTKDVYEDGEFLIFYFKDSILGFGEKEDTGGNEVIGGRKGKGSVVLKQTEFFFKLLEKRGVKTHFVERLDERRAKFLKAERIPLEVIYRYKAYGSFLRRYGELVKPLSDLDIVEFTLKSDALGDPLICEEVTETLGIATKEEIEEMKKTTRKVAQILKEFFKSKGFEIIDFKLEFGRKNDELLVIDEISGDTIRVMKGGKLLKQEELLGVIE from the coding sequence ATGAAGCTTATCTATAGGGGAAAGACAAAAGACGTTTATGAAGATGGCGAGTTTTTGATTTTTTACTTTAAAGACAGCATCTTGGGCTTTGGCGAAAAGGAAGATACCGGTGGAAATGAGGTAATTGGAGGAAGAAAAGGCAAAGGAAGTGTAGTTTTGAAACAAACAGAGTTTTTCTTCAAATTGTTGGAAAAGAGGGGTGTAAAAACTCACTTTGTCGAGAGGCTTGATGAAAGAAGGGCGAAGTTTTTAAAAGCCGAAAGGATACCCCTTGAGGTAATCTACCGCTACAAAGCTTATGGAAGTTTCTTAAGGCGCTACGGTGAATTAGTTAAGCCCCTCAGCGATTTAGACATTGTTGAATTTACACTAAAAAGCGATGCCTTAGGTGATCCTCTCATTTGTGAAGAGGTTACAGAAACGCTCGGCATTGCAACCAAGGAAGAGATTGAGGAGATGAAAAAAACAACAAGAAAAGTTGCTCAAATTTTGAAAGAATTTTTCAAAAGCAAAGGATTTGAGATAATCGACTTCAAGCTTGAGTTTGGGCGAAAAAACGACGAACTCTTGGTTATAGATGAGATAAGCGGTGATACTATTAGGGTGATGAAAGGGGGAAAGCTTCTAAAGCAAGAAGAGCTTTTGGGGGTGATTGAATGA
- the thiC gene encoding phosphomethylpyrimidine synthase ThiC, whose translation MTQIEDAKKGIITGEMKFIAEREGIKAEELRKNVAKGYTVIFRNLVHERVKPVAVGMGVRVKVNANIGTSRDIANVEEEIEKARIAVRYGADTIMDLSTGGDLDKIRREIMRAVDVPVGTVPIYQAAEEMLAKGKAIIEMSEDDMWNAVEKHFKDGVDYATIHVGVTKEVVEKMKRVKRTVGMVSRGGTFLAAWMIHWESENPFYKDYDYLLELAKEYDVVLSLGDGLRPGGLPDAGDELQMSELFTLGRLVRRAREFGVQTMVEGPGHVPIDQIPMQIKIAKVATDNAPFYVLGPLVTDIFPGYDHIAGAIGGAIAALNGADFLCYVTPAEHLGLPDREHVRLGVIATKLAAHAVNLTRFEEEWRRDYTMSLARGSLDWEKQFKFAVDKERFDEIRKNRPTSTEACSMCGELCAIRLINDMLRKKGEADEAYL comes from the coding sequence ATGACTCAAATAGAAGATGCTAAAAAAGGAATAATAACGGGAGAGATGAAGTTTATAGCTGAAAGAGAAGGGATAAAAGCCGAAGAACTTAGAAAAAACGTTGCTAAAGGTTATACTGTCATATTTAGAAATCTCGTTCATGAGCGGGTGAAGCCAGTTGCCGTAGGTATGGGGGTGAGAGTTAAAGTCAATGCAAACATTGGAACCTCAAGGGACATAGCGAATGTTGAAGAAGAGATAGAGAAGGCTAGAATAGCTGTGAGGTACGGGGCCGACACCATAATGGACCTCTCAACGGGTGGTGATTTGGATAAAATTAGAAGGGAAATTATGAGAGCTGTAGATGTTCCAGTTGGAACAGTCCCAATTTATCAAGCCGCTGAGGAGATGCTGGCAAAGGGTAAGGCTATCATTGAAATGAGCGAAGATGACATGTGGAATGCCGTGGAGAAGCACTTCAAGGATGGTGTTGATTACGCGACGATACATGTTGGAGTTACTAAAGAAGTTGTGGAAAAGATGAAAAGGGTTAAGAGAACTGTTGGCATGGTTTCGAGAGGAGGAACTTTCTTAGCGGCTTGGATGATTCACTGGGAGAGTGAGAACCCTTTCTATAAGGACTATGATTATCTCTTGGAACTTGCTAAGGAATACGACGTGGTCTTGAGCCTGGGCGATGGCCTGAGGCCAGGGGGACTCCCGGACGCTGGGGATGAGCTTCAAATGAGTGAGCTCTTTACCTTGGGGCGCTTGGTGAGAAGGGCAAGAGAGTTTGGAGTTCAAACTATGGTTGAGGGGCCCGGACACGTGCCAATAGACCAAATTCCAATGCAGATAAAAATAGCGAAGGTCGCAACTGATAACGCTCCATTCTACGTCCTTGGTCCCTTGGTAACGGACATTTTTCCGGGCTACGACCATATAGCTGGAGCCATTGGGGGCGCAATAGCCGCTTTGAATGGGGCGGACTTTCTCTGTTATGTCACACCGGCGGAGCACTTAGGTTTGCCTGATAGAGAACACGTGCGTCTTGGGGTAATAGCAACAAAGCTTGCTGCCCATGCTGTGAACCTAACACGCTTCGAGGAGGAGTGGAGGAGGGACTACACCATGAGCCTGGCGAGAGGTTCTCTGGACTGGGAGAAGCAATTTAAGTTTGCAGTGGACAAAGAACGCTTTGATGAGATAAGAAAAAATAGACCGACTTCTACAGAAGCCTGCTCAATGTGCGGGGAGCTGTGTGCGATACGCCTCATAAATGACATGCTTAGGAAAAAGGGTGAAGCTGATGAAGCTTATCTATAG